The Miscanthus floridulus cultivar M001 chromosome 7, ASM1932011v1, whole genome shotgun sequence genome includes a region encoding these proteins:
- the LOC136462826 gene encoding ubiquitin receptor RAD23b-like isoform X1 → MKLTVKTLKGTHFEIRVQPNDTIMAVKKNIEEIQGKDSYPWGQQLLIFNGKVLKDESTLDENKVNEDGFLVVMLSKGKTSGSSGTSSSQPSNTPATRQAPPLDAPQQAPKPPVAPTTTSQPEGLAAEAPPNTYDNAASNLLSGSNVDTMINQLMEMGGGSWDKDKVQRALRAAYNHPERAVEYLYSGIPVTAEVAVPIGGQGANTTDRAPTGEAGLSGIPNTAPLNLFPQQGGSNAGGGAGGGPLDFLRNNQQFQAVREMVHTNPEILQPMLVELSKQNPQILRLIEENHDEFLQLLNEPFEGGEGDFLDQPEEDEMPHAISVTPEEQEAIGRLETMGFDRARVIEAFFACDRNEELAANYLLEHAGEED, encoded by the exons ATGAAGCTGACGGTGAAGACCCTCAAGGGCACGCACTTCGAGATCCGGGTGCAGCCCAACGACACG ATTATGGCTGTGAAGAAGAACATCGAAGAGATACAAGGAAAGGACAGCTATCCATGGGGGCAACAACTGCTGATTTTCAATGGAAAGGTCTTGAAAGATGAAAGTACATTGGATGAGAATAAAGTTAACGAAGATGGGTTTCTAGTTGTCATGCTTAGTAAG GGTAAAACATCTGGTTCAAGTGGAACTTCATCTTCCCAG CCCTCAAACACTCCTGCAACAAGGCAGGCACCTCCTCTAGATGCCCCACAACAAGCTCCTAAGCCCCC GGTGGCACCAACTACAACTTCTCAGCCTGAAGGACTTGCTGCAGA gGCTCCTCCTAACACATATGACAATGCAGCATCAAATCTTCTATCAGGAAGcaatgttgacacaatgattaACCAGCTAATGGAGATGGGTGGGGGAAGTTGGGACAAAGATAAAGTCCAAAGGGCTCTCCGTGCTGCTTACAACCACCCGGAACGTGCTGTTGAATACCTCTACTCT GGTATTCCAGTGACAGCTGAAGTTGCTGTTCCAATTGGTGGTCAAGGAGCAAACACAACTGATCGAGCTCCTACCGGGGAAGCCGGTCTCTCTGGGATTCCAAACACTGCTCCACTAAATCTTTTCCCACAG CAGGGGGGTTCCAATGCtggaggtggtgctggtggtggacCACTTGATTTTCTTAGAAACAATCAACAG TTTCAAGCAGTTCGGGAAATGGTGCATACAAATCCAGAAATTTTGCAG CCTATGCTAGTTGAGTTGAGCAAGCAGAATCCTCAAATTCTAAGGCTGATTGAGGAGAATCATGATGAGTTTCTTCAGTTACTAAATGAGCCCTTTGAAGGTGGAGAGGG GGATTTCTTAGACCAACCTGAGGAGGATGAAATGCCTCATGCTATTAGTGTTACACCAGAGGAGCAGGAGGCCATTGGACGG CTTGAAACCATGGGGTTTGACAGAGCACGCGTTATTGAAGCATTCTTTGCCTGCGATAGGAATGAGGAGCTAGCAGCAAACTATCTTCTGGAGCATGCTGGTGAGGAAGATTAA
- the LOC136462826 gene encoding ubiquitin receptor RAD23b-like isoform X2, translated as MKLTVKTLKGTHFEIRVQPNDTIMAVKKNIEEIQGKDSYPWGQQLLIFNGKVLKDESTLDENKVNEDGFLVVMLSKGKTSGSSGTSSSQPSNTPATRQAPPLDAPQQAPKPPVAPTTTSQPEGLAAEAPPNTYDNAASNLLSGSNVDTMINQLMEMGGGSWDKDKVQRALRAAYNHPERAVEYLYSGIPVTAEVAVPIGGQGANTTDRAPTGEAGLSGIPNTAPLNLFPQGGSNAGGGAGGGPLDFLRNNQQFQAVREMVHTNPEILQPMLVELSKQNPQILRLIEENHDEFLQLLNEPFEGGEGDFLDQPEEDEMPHAISVTPEEQEAIGRLETMGFDRARVIEAFFACDRNEELAANYLLEHAGEED; from the exons ATGAAGCTGACGGTGAAGACCCTCAAGGGCACGCACTTCGAGATCCGGGTGCAGCCCAACGACACG ATTATGGCTGTGAAGAAGAACATCGAAGAGATACAAGGAAAGGACAGCTATCCATGGGGGCAACAACTGCTGATTTTCAATGGAAAGGTCTTGAAAGATGAAAGTACATTGGATGAGAATAAAGTTAACGAAGATGGGTTTCTAGTTGTCATGCTTAGTAAG GGTAAAACATCTGGTTCAAGTGGAACTTCATCTTCCCAG CCCTCAAACACTCCTGCAACAAGGCAGGCACCTCCTCTAGATGCCCCACAACAAGCTCCTAAGCCCCC GGTGGCACCAACTACAACTTCTCAGCCTGAAGGACTTGCTGCAGA gGCTCCTCCTAACACATATGACAATGCAGCATCAAATCTTCTATCAGGAAGcaatgttgacacaatgattaACCAGCTAATGGAGATGGGTGGGGGAAGTTGGGACAAAGATAAAGTCCAAAGGGCTCTCCGTGCTGCTTACAACCACCCGGAACGTGCTGTTGAATACCTCTACTCT GGTATTCCAGTGACAGCTGAAGTTGCTGTTCCAATTGGTGGTCAAGGAGCAAACACAACTGATCGAGCTCCTACCGGGGAAGCCGGTCTCTCTGGGATTCCAAACACTGCTCCACTAAATCTTTTCCCACAG GGGGGTTCCAATGCtggaggtggtgctggtggtggacCACTTGATTTTCTTAGAAACAATCAACAG TTTCAAGCAGTTCGGGAAATGGTGCATACAAATCCAGAAATTTTGCAG CCTATGCTAGTTGAGTTGAGCAAGCAGAATCCTCAAATTCTAAGGCTGATTGAGGAGAATCATGATGAGTTTCTTCAGTTACTAAATGAGCCCTTTGAAGGTGGAGAGGG GGATTTCTTAGACCAACCTGAGGAGGATGAAATGCCTCATGCTATTAGTGTTACACCAGAGGAGCAGGAGGCCATTGGACGG CTTGAAACCATGGGGTTTGACAGAGCACGCGTTATTGAAGCATTCTTTGCCTGCGATAGGAATGAGGAGCTAGCAGCAAACTATCTTCTGGAGCATGCTGGTGAGGAAGATTAA
- the LOC136462825 gene encoding tubby-like protein 4 — translation MMATAATTPNPKATTRARREPLRPRSNNAAASPAPAPAVASARRAPAASAEKENQRPKSLGHGKEEDNGKAAAAVTTTTAELSKPAETAPAVVAPPPMKPSSLQLRMKDEEAEAAAQAPPAFFVGPRGRELLLPPPSSNYEAWDLSDSESAPASSWATLPNRALLCRPLPQDVGRCTCVIVREAATGARGVALYSLYTNEGQGRQDRKLAVARHRRRRGRSEFIVAQNQDGIFCTSDNNFLGTVGANLVGSKYQIWGQGSRADELKNQSKRLLGVVAFAPTITTLTGSFRSMRAWIPKNQSMQLKTNNSAQIQHVSGLPKDWQEKKSRADQLCSRAPFYNHMTKRYELDFRERAGRMGYKVQTSVKNFQMTLEENERQTVLQLGRVGKSKYIMDFRYPLTGYQAFCICLASIDAKLCCTL, via the exons ATGATGGCGACCGCCGCCACCACGCCCAACCCCAAGGCGACCACTAGGGCCAGGAGGGAGCCGCTGCGTCCGCGGAGCAACAACGCCGCCGcgtctccggctccggctccggccgtGGCGAGCGCCAGGCGCGCGCCGGCGGCATCCGCGGAGAAGGAGAACCAGCGGCCCAAGAGCCTCGGCCACGGGAAGGAGGAGGACAAcgggaaggcggcggcggctgtgacgACGACGACCGCCGAGCTGTCGAAGCCCGCGGAGACGGCGCCGGCGGTGGTAGCGCCGCCGCCGATGAAGCCGTCGTCGCTGCAGCTCCGCATGAAGGACGAGGAGGCCGAGGCGGCTGCGCAGGCGCCGCCCGCGTTCTTCGTCGGGCCCAGGGGCAGGGAGCTGCTGCTCCCGCCGCCGTCCTCCAACTACGAGGCGTGGGACCTCTCCGACAGCGAGTCCGCGCCGGCCTCCTCCTGGGCCACGCTCCCCAACAG GGCGCTGCTGTGCCGGCCTCTGCCGCAGGACGTCGGCCGGTGCACGTGCGTCATCGTCAGGGAGGCGGCCACCGGCGCCAGAGGCGTCGCGCTCTACTCCCTCTACACCAAC GAGGGGCAGGGTCGGCAGGACCGCAAGCTGGCGGTGGCGCGGCACCGGAGGAGGAGGGGCAGGTCCGAGTTCATCGTGGCGCAGAACCAGGACGGCATCTTCTGCACCTCCGACAACAACTTCCTCGGCACGGTGGGCGCCAACCTGGTCGGATCCAAGTACCAAATCTGGGGCCAG GGGAGCCGAGCGGACGAGCTGAAGAACCAGTCGAAACGGCTTCTTGGCGTTGTCGC GTTTGCCCCCACCATCACCACGCTCACCGGGAGTTTCAGAAGCATGAGGGCATGGATCCCCAAGAACCAGTCCATGCAGCTCAAGACCAACAATTCTGCTCAG ATTCAGCATGTCAGTGGGCTCCCAAAGGATTGGCAGGAGAAGAAGAGCAGAGCTGACCAGTTGTGCTCAAGAGCCCCGTTCTACAACCAT ATGACAAAGCGCTACGAACTGGACTTCAGAGAGAGGGCAGGAAGGATGGGGTACAAGGTGCAAACATCGGTCAAGAATTTTCAGATGACTTTGGAG GAAAACGAGAGGCAGACAGTGTTGCAGCTTGGTAGGGTTGGGAAATCCAAGTACATAATGGATTTTAG ATACCCGCTGACCGGCTACCAAGCGTTCTGCATTTGCCTGGCATCGATCGACGCAAAGCTGTGCTGCACCCTGTGA